The sequence TGAAGATGGGAATGGAAAGAAAAAGATTCCTCGCAAGGTCCTTTTGATACTTTCCCATAATTTTACTTTTACAAATATTTTTTCATATCAGAGCACACCATGTGGCAcaaagacactagtagaaaacggagctctaataccggttcataagggcctttagtgccggttctgcaaccggcactaaagagtggagactaaagccccccccccctagtactggttcggcacgaaccgccactaaaggcccaccacgtggcgtgagctcgcgttgtggtatgggggacctttagtaccggttggtgttaccaaccggtactaaagttttttttttaaattattttttgaaaattttggggaaaaaatttgattttttttattttcaattttttgaattatttgatgatttagtctctaacgGCCCCTCTTcactactcaagtgtggatcactcattccaaatcgtctaacttcccgaccggtcacccatcttctcactcccccagcctaagcacgcttaacttcggagttctattccccctactttccaagtctgcacttgttgttttcctgacaagtgtaagctgtaaatcctattaaccctcagcagtttagcttgagcattaggtcacacatttcaccgtttgagtttgaaactattattctaaaaaatagtaattatttagtaacactaatatttcttgaataagtttgaccatagtttgaccacaatttgaccatagtttgaccagatttgatcaaaattcaaacaattgaaataattatttagtaacactaatattcttgaacaAATATGTAGtgacattaatacttcttgaataagtagtttgaccatagtttgaccagatttaaccaaaattaaaaaaaacttaaatttgagcatatctttttctccttttggaatttgaggattctaaaaaattgcaaacaagccGTAGGCGGACAACATCGAATGCAGATTTtcatgctgaattttttgatatattatacgtttttttccgacatcgtatgcaaaagttatagccgttttacattttccctacactttttgcaaaacatgtccaaatttaagttttttaattttcctaactagtagatgtagtaatataactacatctcagaattttattttttgtatttttatcattttctttagtatttttcaaaactgaaatggcgatacaccggGGNNNNNNNNNNNNNNNNNNNNNNNNNNNNNNNNNNNNNNNNNNNNNNNNNNNNNNNNNNNNNNNNNNNNNNNNNNNNNNNNNNNNNNNNNNNNNNNNNNNNNNNNNNNNNNNNNNNNNNNNNNNNNNNNNNNNNNNNNNNNNNNNNNNNNNNNNNNNNNNNNNNNNNNNNNNNNNNNNNNNNNNNNNNNNNNNNNNNNNNNNNNNNNNNNNNNNNNNNNNNNNNNNNNNNNNNNNNNNNNNNNNNNNNNNNNNNNNNNNNNNNNNNNNNNNNNNNNNNNNNNNNNNNNNNNNNNNNNNNNNNNNNNNNNNNNNNNNNNNNNNNNNNNNNNNNNNNNNNNNNNNNNNNNNNNNNNNNNNNNNNNNNNNNNNNNggttcgtgccacgaaccggtactaaaggtaatcgcggggccccggcctgacgccagcctgccatcacccctttagtaccggttcgtggcacgaaccggtactaaaggttcaaaacgaaccggcattaatacatagccgttcgaaccggcactaatggtaccattagtaccgggccaaaatcgaaccggcactaatgtgtctcacattaggtcctttttctagtagtgagagaAGAGGGTTGGTTGAGGAAAATGTTAGTAGGCACCTTACAGATGGCATGGTATGGAAGTCCTTTTACAAAGACCATCCTGAGTTTGCTGTAGATCCCTGTAACTTGAAGTTAGTTTTGCAACAAATGAATTCAAACCCTTTGGGCACATGAGCACTGCATATAGTATGTGGCATATGAATGATAATATACTGGCATTCTATGAACCGATAGATAAAGAAAGTTTCATCATATGAATGATTGTATACTAGCATTCTATGCACGTGTTCCTGAAAAGTATGAGCATAAGCATCTACTAACTCAGTTGGTTTCAAAGAGAAAAACACATCTATAGCCTAGAGTATCTGTTCCTGTTAAACTTTGGAAAAACAGCTACACACAATGTTGCACAATTGTCAATGCCATGCATTGCTTTGCAAGTCTGTAACCAAAGTGCAGCATTGCCCGCAAAGTGCACAGTCGCAAAATCGACTCAAAGATCTGCCTGAACATTGTACAAGCGAAAGTACTTCTCGCAACTGTTTTTTCCACCACTTTGCATTATCCCCTTCGAATTTAGCAAAATCAGACTGCGTAATTCGAGCAGAAAAATGACCAGTAGTATGCTGAAGGTGGGAAACTAGGGACTGATCGAACTCATCATTGTCCTAAGAGAGTTCCTCGGGAGATGGGAATTGGGATTTCGAATGCTCACAAGTGTACAAGGTATGATCTGAGGAACATGGTCCTCAGAGATCAGTATCATATGGCTGTTGTGCAGCGTTGTGCCGTTCCGGCCGAGGTGGTCCTACGCGCGAGGGAAGCGACTGCAAGGGTGTGATGTGGTGCGGCTACTCTAGGTTGTTGACGCGGTGCACCACTTCATCCAACGGCCGCCTCAGCTCTGCCACCGCCGCATCAAGAGAGGCAGTAAGAGGAAAATTTAGGAGGAGAATTGTGTTTACAATTGTCATTCGTTGCTTCACACGCACGCCACACACACGCTTAGTTTTTTAGACAAACCACACACGCGCTTAGTAATAGACCATTACAAGCCACTTGGGCTGGGCTGAGATGGCCAGAACAAACGCACGGGCCAGGCCCAGGGCGTTGGATGGGAGAGAGAGGCGAACGAGCTGCACGCGAGCCCGGCCCACTCCTGAGTCCTGAGAATCTGCAGTCCTGTGGCCCAACCAGCGCACTTCCACTCCACCACTGATGCTGGCGGCCGGTGCCGAccgcaccatgccggagggggcgACGGCATTGGAGATCCCCTCCGACCGCCCGGTGTTCTTAACCAGCCTGTCCTACGGAGGGGGCCCTCCGGCCGCTACGGCGGTCTTCCTCCCCCGGGAGACGCTCACGGTCACAGGACCCCCGGCCACAATCAGTGTGTACGTCAACTTCGTCCTCGACCCCGAGCTGGAGCACTACTGGCGGCGCCTCGCGTACGCCTACATCACCCCACCGGAGGCCCCGTGCCGCGCCGACCCGGGGCCCTTCATCCGCCGCGTCTTCCGCACCCTCGCCCTCGACCTGCCGCAGAACTTCGAGCTCCTCCCTCCCGAACACGGCGCCGACATGGCTGTGCGCTTCCGCACGCCCGACTTCCGGGAGGCGGCCCTGCTGCGGCAGCCGTTCGTGCTCGACGGCGTCACCGTGAAGCTCCTGCGCGACGGGGAGACCCCCGACACCATCTGGGTGTCGTCCGACTACCTCGTCCACGCCGCCCTGCGCGATTACCCCGTTGAGCAGCGCACAGAGGAGGGGATCAGGTGGAATTGCTGCAGATTCGGGTACGTGCGCGAGATCGACCCGGCCTGCTTCGCGGCGCCCGACCTCGCCACCGTCCGCGTCGTCCTTGAGCTGGAGCACCCTCGAGAGATCCCCCACGAGCTCCGAATTGACTACAATGAAGATGATGGCCCCACCAGTGTCGTCCCCGTCGAGATCGTCAGTGTCTGGCATCACTCACACTCCTACGACGCCAATGGACAGTACGTGCCTCTCTTCCATCCCCCGGTTGCGGCTGCTTGATGGTGATGGATGCCAAGCTCTGACGTTATTAAACAGTATCAGCATTGGTCTTCGAGCATTAGTTTTATGTAGGCCAGATTCTTAATTAGTTCTCCAAAGATACCGCTTTATTTTAGCTTGTTTGGGCCTTAATGTGTGCTGGAGGCTACTCTAACTGTTGTGAAATTTGGGTTGCAGAGAGGCAATTAATTAACAAGTCAATCCATAAGATCCTGTCTTTCTCAACGGTTCTCTGAACATACACGCTATAAAAATTTATAATTGGTGAACAATGAAAAAACTGTCTAATTGACTGAATGCAGTAGCAACCAAATGCATATAGCTACTACTCCCTTGTGAAAAGGTAGCAAGAGCGAACCCAGCAAAAATTCTGCAAGTAGTATCAGCATTGGTCTGTGTGGAACTGTGGATGTTTCTCTTGCAAGTCCAGGTTTTCAGACCCAAAAAAAATCCTGCAGTTTGTTTGGGTAATGGATATTTTTATTGGGAGATTTTTTATGTAGTtaaaattaccaaaattattacaGCAAAGAGACAGTAGATGATGCACTGAATTGTTGACGCTCATCAAGCACATCGGCATCTATTTTCGAGGACGCCAACATGTTGTCCACGATTTCATGAAGGTAACATTCGAGCACTGCCTTGTAGACGCTCATCAACCTAATCGATGGCAGACTTTGAAAATCCTACTGAAATTTCTTCGAATATACATAAAAGTAAAGCTAGTTTGAAATTTTTATGGTGCAAACTGTGATCGGTCATTTAACTATTTTGATCAAACAAAACTTACCTTATATTatcttttttttaaagaaaactccTTTGAGAAATACCCCGAAACCAAACTGGCCCTAAGCAGGTTTAGACAGGAAAATAAAGAAAAGGATAATAACAAAATATTTACCATTTCTTTATCTGCACAAGGTATTATTATTTATTCTCTCTAATTGTACAGTAAATCATTAAATCATAGTGTGACTGTGTGGTTTACGTGTGCCTGAATGTGGAACCTGAATTTCTCAACTGCATAAACTGAATTCCTCATTGCTAGTTGGGAGATAAAGTTACATATAATGAAGCAAAACATGTTGTAAAGATGGTCCAGTTTATCGAGCAAATATGATTTCGGCCCTGCTTCATGGCCCGGTATTCTCCATTTCGGAAGTATCTTACATTTCTTTTAGCTGCAAAGAAATGTAAGGTAACCTTCCAAATCTGCATCCCATGCTTTGAGTTATTATATTCTTCTGCAAAAATCATCTATCATGTTAGCAGCTGAGCAAGCTGCAGTTTTTTTATTTCTTGACTATCTGGAACATGTATACAATGTAAACATGTATCTATCCTTAGTTTATGTAGGCCAGATTCTTAATTAGAGTCATGCCCAGGTTAGTTCTCCAAAGATATCGCTTTATTTTACCTGCTGATATAGTGGAATGTGTGCGTGGATGATATTGTAGCTTGTTTGGGATTAATGTGTACTGTAATCATGCACCATTTTGTTATGCAATTTGGGTTTGAGAATGGGGGGGAGGGGTTGCAGAGAGTCAATTAACAAGTCACTCAATACAATCCTATCTTTCTCTTGCAATATACTACTTGCTATAAAAACATACATTTGTTAGGAACGGTGGAAGTTTCTCTTGCAAGTCCAGGTTTTCAGACCCAAAAAAATCCTGCAGTTGTTTGGGTAATGTGTAATTTTTATTAGGAGATTTGTTATGTAGTTAAAATTACCAGAATTCATACAGGAAAGAGACAATAGATGCTGTGTTTAATGGTAGTTGCTCATCGAGCACATCGGTGCCTATTTTTGAGAACTTCTACATGTTGTCCATTGATTTCATGAAGGTAACATTTGAGTACTGCCTTATAGAGGTGATTGTAGCAGCATGCGCTCTAGCTCAAACCAAATTGATGGGGGCTTTGAAAACCCTTCAGCAATTTCTtcaaataaatataaatataatgTTACTTTGAAAATTTATGGATTTATGGTGCAATCTTCGACCGTTCATTTAATTTTGAGCTAATACAACAtagtttttattctttttttaacaAAACTTCTTTGAGAAATACCCCCAAACCAAACTGGCCCTAAGCAGGTCTAGGCAGAATAATAACAAGATAGTTGCAATTTCTTTATCTACACAAGGTATTGCTATTTATTCTCTCTAATAACTATACAGTAACCGTGTGTTTTTCACGTGCGTGAATGTGGAACTTGGATTTCTGAATCGCATAAACTGAATTCAGCTTTGCTAGTTGGGAAATAAAGTTACATATGCAGCAATACATAAAGTTGTCCAGTTTATCGAACAAATATGATTTTGGCCCTGCTTCATAGCCTGGTATTCTCCATTTCGGAAGTATCTAACATTTCTTTTAGCTGTAAGCAAATGTAAGTTAACCTTCCAAATGTGCATGCCCATGCTTTGAGTTCTTATATTCTTCTGCAAAAATCATCTACCATGTTAGCATCTGAGCAAGATGCAGTTCTTTCTTTTTTTCACTATCCGGAATATGTATACCGTGTAAACATGCAGTTCATGTTTTCGCACAGTACACAGAGTCAACTTCCCATGCGGTACGGGCTATCCGGCGCTATGTGCATGGCCATCACACCAACCTTGCCTGTATTTTTCTTTTGCCACAAATTTGACTGCTCAATAACCAATTTGACCCCAAGGTAGATACATTTTCAGCGATCATGCAAAGATAACCTCCGCTGAACATGGAGCCATCCCTCTTTCTGTTGCCACTCTGTGCTCCTAATTACTTCTGAATTCCGTAGACAGCACCATTTTATTTTTGCATGACCGGCAGTTCACAGAGCTTCGCAActcctcttccatggcatcaaccATGCCGTTCTCCGCTGGCCTCGTTTCCCTTGGGTCTCCGCCGCCGCAGCGCCACAGCTGCAGGTTCCAGCGATATCAGCGACCGGGGACTCTCATTTCATCAGGCAATTGATCAAATCATATCTGAGTGGTAGACTCTGTATCGGTCTCCTTAATTAGGTGGTCTTTCTGACGGAAGGATTGTCTTACTGTAGCTATAAGACATAGTCAGGTTAAAGCTATGGCTGGAGTGAGCATGGATGGCTTGGCACAGCCTCAAGCCCCGGTTGCAGTGGTTACCGGAGCATCGAGGGGGATCGGGCGAGCGATAGCTGTGGCTCTTGGGAAAGCAGGGTGCAAGGTAAATACTTATAAGTATCAGCAATCAAATGAAAAAAGAGAGTGAAGTACTATTCCTTCAAAGAAGCATGGAAATTGTATAATTGTAAGGCTAGTTGAGCTGTGGTTTCATTGGAACTGCACTGAACATCATCTTTTGTTTGTTTAAGGTAGTTGTGAACTATGCGAAGTCAGGCATGGAAGCTGAAGAAGTGCGCAGAGAGGTGAGTAAAATCGCTCCTTCTAGCCTTCTAGCCTATATATGATACAGTTGCTCGCATACAAGTGCATTGTACCTCTTCTTTTCATGCCATGCTTGTCTTCCTTGTGCCACACAAACACACATCATGATCCATTCAGATCGAGGAGTCCGGTGGCACTGCCATCACCTTTTCAGCCGATGTCTCCATTGAAGCTGAGGTTGAAACCATGATGAGAGCGGTGAGTTGACATCAGTTAATTACTCTAGGCAGAACAATAACAGACAATTCTCCGAGTGAGTGCATACTTTGTACATGATTTGGATGTTGGCTCAGGCAATTGATACTTGGGGAACGCTGGACGTCCTGGTGAACAATGCAGGTTCTCCCTTGTTTTCATCTCTGTCTGCCTTCCCCTGCACAgctgactactccctccgtccgaaaaagcttgtcccaagcttgtccgtcaaatggatgtatctagcactaacttggtgctagatacatccatttgagggacaagcttttccgGACGGAGCGAGTATGTAAGTTGGCATTTGTATCGCCTTGACAGTGGGTTTTGATGTCTGGGGGGCCATTTCTTGGTGGGCAGGGATCACACGAGATGCTCTGCTAATGCGGATGAAGCGGGCACAATGGCAGGAAGTAGTGGACGTAAACCTTACCGGTGTTTACCTCTGTGCCCAGGTGAGACGTGCTGTTCACTTGGCCTCCGTAATCGGCATTAAATATGCATTGTGCTTGCCTATTATTTAAAGATCTCTGTTACAGGCTGCGGCGGCagtgatgatgaagaggaagaaggtACGGAGTATTAGTTGACTATGTGCCGTTTCTATTCTTAGAAGCGTCTTTGTTATATGATCAGAGACATAATTTGTTAGTACAATTTTTTCACTGGTTAATTGCCCACAGGGAAGGATCATCAACATCGCCTCAGTTGCCGGGATGATTGGCAACATTGGCCAGGCCAACTACTGCGCCGCCAAGGCCGGGGTGATTGGATTGACCAAGGCCATGGCCCGGGAGTACGGTGGCAGAAACATAAATGCAAGTAGCAGCCATGCCAACCTAGAATAAGCACATATTGATTAAAGTGCTGCTCCTCATTTGAACATTAAGCTTGTCTGACATTTTGCCTGGTTGGTTTTGCAGGTGAATGCAGTTTCCCCGGGCTGGGTCGCGTCTGACATGACCGCAAAACTAGGCGATGACATCGAGCGAAAGGCGCTCGAGACAATACCATTAGGTAAGTAGTAGTGGTAGTAACCATCTGCATTGACTAAATTCCATATGAATCGGAACAGAAGATGGACTCTTGCAATGGCACCAAAGCTGAAACATGGAGTTTTCGCTTTGGTTTTACTGCCTTTTGTTGCTGATGGAAACTTCAGGACGATTCGGCAAGCCAGAGGAGATCGCTGGACTGGTGGAGTTCTTGGCTGTTCATCCGGCTGCAAGCTACATGACCGGGCAGGCAAGTAGAAATGGTTTTCAGATATGTCCTTCATATGGACGGCCCATTTGAGTGTTATCTGTTAGTTATCTGTTAGTGTACTTGAAGACTTGACTTGTTTAATTCTGCAAGTGCAGGTGCTCCCAGTTGATGGTGGCCTGTCCATTTGAGTGTTACTGAAACCGAACCGAAGCGAGGTGTGGAAACTTCAATTTTCCAATGAGAAACAAGGTTGTGTCACACAAAATTAAGCACAAGAGGGCTCCATGCCTTCGCGTCAGGCTTGTGGCTACTCTTGTCTTCTTTACAGGGAGGTTGGAGAAAGTTGTAGTCTGGATGGAAATTCAGTAGTATGTATTGGCCAAAGCATAACCGAAAGTACCAGAAAAATAACCAAAGTTAACGAATGTATATCCAAGATATATTGTACAAGTCCGCCAAATGTAATGTTTTGGCTGTGCTTTGCCGTCGACGTTTTTATTTTGCATCGAAGAGTATTTGAATTAGCATGTTAGGCATTTTATACTGTCCGTAGAGCGCCTCTACTGAAGAAGTGAACTTGAGAATCGAGGTGTCAAAACTTGTGCCAGATTAGCATCCATTTCAATGGCTTCATTACGGGAACAGATCATACTAGTAATTCAAAGTTGCATTACCACATGACagatgtggtaagcaatccaaagtattcaaaaaaataaataaattcaaaGTTGCATTCGAAATTCAGAGCCGAAAACTGCCAACAGGCAACATCTATCTTCGAACATGACGCTGAAAGCACCTTAAAAGTCACAGCTAATAGGGATCAAACCCCCCTCTGTGCTCCCCTCTCGCCGAACTCCCGGCCAGGTTTAGAAATCGAGAAGATTTTGGAAAATTTTGAGCACTCATTTGCTTTTAACTGAAACTGAATCAGTCAGACACATAAGGTAACACTACAGCGCCAGGAAAAAAGAGAATATTACATTCAGTCAGATGTAAATAAACTTCGTAGTGAATCAACCTATTCTCTTGCAGGCAGGCGGCCACTGTAGGATCGCTAGCACATTATATTATTCACTACACTTCAGGTATTTTGCATAAAAGTATAACAGGGCTGCACTTTATGGAAATCAGATGATGTTATATCTCCAAACTCGAGATATATAGCGTCAGAACCCACGAACTAAATGCTGTTGGTATCGAAGGAGGGAAGATGTATTGCAGAAACAGATTAAAGTCACCGAATAGTACTTGGAGAAGAAGATGATAAATGATAACCCAATCCACCAATTagtcttttttttttgaattttctcaaTTGGTCTAGTTCATAGCGATCGATCTGATCTACCAAGTAGTCTAGTTCTAGCACTAGCGACAGATAATAATACTTGGAGAAGAAGATGATAACCCAATCCACGAATGGCGGAAGTAGGAGGAACTGAAATTACACTCAGTGGACTTCAGTTAAACTTCAGTTAACTGTGTTTTTTTTTAAACTTCAGTCAACTGTAGCCGTTGTCGGACACTGAACAGGGGAGCCCTTGGTCTTTGAGGGGCGTTGATCTTTCACAAGTGGAGCGCATCCTAGGCGTCCGCCTCCCTGGTAGCTGTCGAATTCTTCAGAGAAGGTGTCAAATTCTTCAGGTGTGTTCAGAGGCAGGAAGTTCAGAGAATCAGGTGTGTACTGAAACATGAAATTTTGAGCGCTCATTCGGTTTAACTGAGATTAAACCAGTCAAACATCCAAAGCATCCACATCCCATCTCCACGCCAAATCACTTGCTGACGACAAGCATATGCAGCACTGAATCTGTTATATGTAGTATCTCCACGCCAAAGCACAAGCATATTACTAGCAATTACAACAATCAGTCGAAAAATTGAGGCAAAACCAAAAGTTAACGATTAACACTGACATCAAAACCTTGGGCATGAACGCCCAGATGACATCCTCAATGATCCCTAACGAATCAGACTGTGCAAGATAAAAAAGGAAACATCCTCAATGACATCCAAAGCAAAAACTTGAGGCAAAACTGAAGAGTCGGAAAAGAACTGCACACTGAATGACATCCACAGCAAGTATATATAGTTTCATCTACTAATGTCAGATCACAGACAAGGAAACAAGTACATAGTTTCATGGATCTACTCAAGTATGTATGCATGCATTGCCACATTTAATTTGGCCATGTCACAGGAATCATTCTCTTCTGTTCTTTCAAGACGAGAGCAAAGCAGAAAAGGTTCAGCAGTTAAGCTGTCTGCTCCCAGAGTTCAGACTTAAGAAGAGGTTCTCCACCTC comes from Triticum aestivum cultivar Chinese Spring chromosome 5B, IWGSC CS RefSeq v2.1, whole genome shotgun sequence and encodes:
- the LOC123113874 gene encoding uncharacterized protein: MLAAGADRTMPEGATALEIPSDRPVFLTSLSYGGGPPAATAVFLPRETLTVTGPPATISVYVNFVLDPELEHYWRRLAYAYITPPEAPCRADPGPFIRRVFRTLALDLPQNFELLPPEHGADMAVRFRTPDFREAALLRQPFVLDGVTVKLLRDGETPDTIWVSSDYLVHAALRDYPVEQRTEEGIRWNCCRFGYVREIDPACFAAPDLATVRVVLELEHPREIPHELRIDYNEDDGPTSVVPVEIVSVWHHSHSYDANGHKETVDDALNC
- the LOC123113873 gene encoding 3-oxoacyl-[acyl-carrier-protein] reductase 4 gives rise to the protein MASTMPFSAGLVSLGSPPPQRHSCRFQRYQRPGTLISSAIRHSQVKAMAGVSMDGLAQPQAPVAVVTGASRGIGRAIAVALGKAGCKVVVNYAKSGMEAEEVRREIEESGGTAITFSADVSIEAEVETMMRAAIDTWGTLDVLVNNAGITRDALLMRMKRAQWQEVVDVNLTGVYLCAQAAAAVMMKRKKGRIINIASVAGMIGNIGQANYCAAKAGVIGLTKAMAREYGGRNINVNAVSPGWVASDMTAKLGDDIERKALETIPLGRFGKPEEIAGLVEFLAVHPAASYMTGQVLPVDGGLSI